A genomic stretch from Candidatus Gorgyraea atricola includes:
- the pyrH gene encoding UMP kinase: protein MKKSAYKRVVLKLSGEALQGKKGYGIDPSVTDAIAKEIKDIKKLGVQIAIVIGGGNIYRGATASKEGVDRIIADYMGMLATVINGLALQDVLEKAGVMTRVQTAIDMQRIAEPYIRRRAVRHLEKGRVVIFVAGTGNPYFSTDTAASLRAIEINADIILKATNVDGVYSADPKKNKSAKKFKSLKYIEVLNKGLKVMDATAVSLCMDNSLPIIVFNLTKKGNIKRVILGEKIGTAVK, encoded by the coding sequence GCATAGACCCTTCTGTTACAGACGCAATAGCGAAAGAGATAAAGGATATCAAGAAATTAGGCGTCCAGATCGCGATTGTAATAGGCGGAGGAAATATCTACAGGGGCGCTACAGCTTCAAAAGAGGGAGTGGATCGCATAATAGCTGATTACATGGGCATGCTCGCGACAGTCATAAACGGGCTTGCGCTGCAGGATGTGCTGGAGAAGGCAGGCGTTATGACGCGCGTCCAGACCGCGATTGATATGCAGCGGATCGCAGAGCCTTATATCAGGCGTCGCGCGGTAAGGCACCTTGAAAAAGGAAGAGTCGTTATCTTTGTCGCTGGTACAGGCAATCCGTATTTTTCAACAGATACAGCTGCCAGCCTCAGGGCAATAGAAATAAACGCGGATATTATTTTAAAGGCTACAAATGTAGATGGTGTATACTCCGCTGACCCAAAAAAGAACAAATCCGCGAAAAAATTTAAGAGCTTGAAATACATCGAAGTCCTGAATAAGGGTCTCAAGGTCATGGATGCTACTGCAGTAAGCCTTTGCATGGACAACAGTCTACCCATAATTGTTTTTAATCTCACAAAAAAAGGAAACATAAAAAGGGTCATCCTGGGCGAAAAGATAGGAACAGCAGTTAAATAA